GAAAGGTTAACAAAGAAATTAACATACCACTGATCCATTTAAAAGACCACCAAAAACATTGTGTTCGCAAGGTTTGGTTCCCTCTCAAACATTTACTGAAATAATCTGAAAATGGATGCATTCAGCAAAACATTCTTATTTAATGCAAAGATGCAAACATCTCCTGCTTCTAGTGATTTATCCCTTTAAAATGCAAGCCAACCACCAGAAAACTTGGTCATACTTGAATAACTTATCAACTTCACAGGCCACGAGCTATCAGCAACCTGAAGTGTCATCGTCATTGTGGCAGCCTCAAAATACTTTAGGCTCTGCACAAAGTTTTATTTCAACAACATCACCATAAGATGTTATGCAATATGCAGATACAAGTGTGTGCATGTGGCTGCTCTATATGTTTTATAAGAAAGGGAGAGCATACAAGATAGACAAATTCTTTCATTGGAAGCTAAATAAATTCTTCACTGGCAGACTTTGATGCAAATTCTAGAGATTCAACTTAAATTATGATCATTGATATGGTTTAAGTAAACGgtgtataattataaatatgttaatGAACCTAGCACAGCAATTCCTTTCGTAGTGTTTAACCTCACAACAGACCTGAAGGATGGATACTTTGTAATGAACTTTTTGTAAGAATTAGTCCTCCGTGATGTACTCCTTGTAGCTTTCTAACAAGCATTCTTTTTGCATGTCATTTGCTTGTGCTTTCCTGCATTAAACCAATTAAAGAATGAAGCAATAATGTTTGTACTTAAAAAtcaagattttctttttgtaataaaCTGCAACTGCTACAATGCCCTCATCAATGTCGTTGTTGCGTTCTAACTTTAATTTCCAGATACGAAATATTAGAATATCATGAAAACTATGACATAACAGAACATtatcttcatttcttttggtaCAAAAGCGGTGATGATGTGAGTAAAACATACctccaaattttttattggaaCAATGTGTACTCTCAACCTTTATACCACTAGATGCGTGTGCTGATTGCTACGACTCCTAGGTGAAATTTGAAATGTTGAGTTCAATATATTGTAAGTTGAACCAGTTCCCATAACTTTGCAAGACATATGACAAGGTAAAGGTGAATTCTCTCCtgcatttcttttttggtgATAGATCCTCCAGAGTTTCAATAGAGATAGCATCTTCAATTTATCTCTGTATGGGTACTCTATCTCTGAAGTACTTTTATCATTTATCATTACATAGAAATGGCAATGTCCTTCATATTTTAAAACCAAAAAGCTTCCACAGTCAAGAGAGTGATATTCAGTGAATTCTTTCCAGCCCTTTTCTAACCAAACCTCACCATCACACTTTGACAACTCTACCTGCCATGTTGCCACCACTAGTGACCTAACTTTGTATCTCTTGATGTTTTTAGCTTTTTaagttataaaaaatgaactttctctctttattttattttgggaaGATCCAAACAAGTCTTTATATAATTGCTTTTTACATAagaaattttaactttttaccttggaaataaaaaaagtagaaTGACATATGATATATTGGTAAGTGTGAAGAAAAGTAAATGTAACGAATAAGTTACCACATCACAAAATTAATGGCTAagatttctttaaataaaatgaatggCTGAGATTGGATATGTATCACAGTCTGACCCAGTAAAAGGATCACACCAGAACCACCTTGGCGATACCTGCTAttacaagaaaaatataatctttCCAAGTTTAGCTGCCTGTAAAACCCAGGGCTCTGTGTTAAGCTTTTGCAGTGTCATCGCCCAAAGGTCTATCTCATGCCGCTCAGAACTAAAGCAAAGTTAGGTCTACTCATGAAGTTTGCATCATATGCTACaacttgaaagaaaatatccaTTTAATTCAGAACAACATATATAATCTTATAATAGTGCACTGAACATCATCGTTAAATTCACAAGAGCAAAAGTCactaacaaacaaaattaaattacataataagGTAATAAGTTATTTACTTACCCTTCATTTCTTGTACTTAGTAGACCTAAATGTCTATGCATTCAGATTCAACCTGTCTTTGGCAACAAAGCTGGTTCAGCTTTTGCAATTTCACCTCCTCCTTTTTGAATCTCAACATTTATGAGATTACCATGTACTTGCCTGGAGTGCAAGGATAATATATCCCCTGTAACTAGTCTATTAGCTTGATAAAATGCAGACCAACCAGTGCTTAAGTGAACCTGGTTACCACCTACTAAATTTACAAAAACTGGCCACTGCCTTCCTAACGGATCTTCGATCACAGTTTTCCTCTTGTTTTGAAGCCCAATCTTGTCAGCGAACCTTCTGGGTACCACCTATCACACCAACAAATTgaacaataagagaaaaagcaTGAACCTTCTTCCTTAACTAGATTTACTTAAATGAGTAATTCAGAGAGGAAATTGAGATGAAATGTATACCACATTGTACTTTTGATACTCTTTCAAAACAAGTTTAACACAAGGAtgctttgtttcttcttcagctatgctttctttcttgttcACTTCAGTTTTCCCCTTGAAAATCCTTGGTCTCTTGGCCTTTTTACCTTGCATGAACAAAAAccaggaaaaaaagaaaaagaaaaaggctcaCTTTTcttaaatcatatatatatttatacaacCCATGAAATAGAACTACAAATTTACCAGTTTTTTTAGCTGAACCACGAGGTCTCTTGAATTGACTTAATTTAGGACAAGCCCTTTTCTTGAAAGAGATTTGTTTGCTACCTGAAGCAGTAGAAGTGAATTTTGAAGTACTATTCTTATTTTGATCCACATGATCATCGTCATCAGCTAGCTTGATTTTCTTCAAGCAGCAAGTTGGGCCATAAATCAAAACTTCAAAAGTTGTATCATTAACGAGATTAAAAACCAAGAAGTCACCAACTTCCAAGTTATGATCTTTCACAAATTTTTTCCATCCATGCTTAATGAAGAAGCCATCGTCGTTGCTTTTTACTGAGACCATAGAAGATTTACCCACGTTATAAGACTTCAGTTTTATTGTCTCAGGCATTATTTTCTCGTACTTCATTACAAAAGCTGGAGGTATCATCTgccagaaaaaggaaaaagataagTTAAACAGATATACTTCAAGAAACAGAATGTGGTaagaaagtgaaaaataaaGGGAGGAACTTTACAATTTTCTCCATGTAGTCACCCATCAAAACCTTGAAAAATGTAATCTTCCGATCTGGGTTTTGTGTTGGTTTCATAGCCATCTCCATAGTTTTTCTAAGATATTGCCTAAATAAGAATTAGATTGATTAAGGACGCAGAGACTTAATATATATGATGACAAGACAACAGGAACAGGACTGGATAGCTTCTGTTTCTTTCTTagccaagaaagaaagattcttGCTGCTGTTGCTGTGGATATGATAAAGAAGACATGGTATGTGAAAAGACCAGCTCAAATCTCAAAGCAAACAGAGGAGGAGGCTCGAGTGTAGAACCAGAAGGACATATATGATTTTCTTTGTCGTGCATGCTGCAAGCCAGGGATGTGAAAAAACTGAAAAGGATATAATCATCATTGTAGTCCATCTTGGACTCTTGGTCTTTGGAGACATGAGACATCTCTGTAAATCAATTAGACTTGCTATAAGTAGATACTTCCATTCTTTAGAATTTCTTCCATAGATTAATATACCTAAGCTTTGTGCCATGTAAGTTGCGACAAACTGTTGGACAGGAGACCTACCAATTTGGAATACATTAATATAGTAATTTACCACTACTAAAAGTTTTGTCTAAAAAAACAGTGACACAAGTTTCAACAGTTTTAAATGTTTTCAAGAACAAAAATACTCTACCAGCATAGAATCCAAAGTTGTGGTCAatgcaacaaaaaaaaaaaaaaaaaaaaagaatcaaaatggGCTAATGTCTCTCTCATAAATTGAGTTAATATTTGCTTTCTCCATTTTACTAAGTTTCTTTACGCCAAACAATTATccattttatcaaattttgagAGGCTTCTCAATGTGAAAGTaggattatttttaaatgcataaattttttattatattttttaaaatcaattaattattcacATGAATTTATTGgatagaataatatttaatagatgCGGAATATTCGAATATAGATgtacaattattatttaaaattttaatatttatttgatgagATGACTGTGGAAtgaacttttatatttttacttcatccatttcacaaaaatcttgagaaaataaattagaatgaaAATAACAAGTTACTAATTTGaatacaaattttaatataagaaatttaatagttaaaaatataaaatattaat
The sequence above is drawn from the Ricinus communis isolate WT05 ecotype wild-type chromosome 7, ASM1957865v1, whole genome shotgun sequence genome and encodes:
- the LOC8260561 gene encoding putative B3 domain-containing protein Os03g0621600, producing the protein MEMAMKPTQNPDRKITFFKVLMGDYMEKIMIPPAFVMKYEKIMPETIKLKSYNVGKSSMVSVKSNDDGFFIKHGWKKFVKDHNLEVGDFLVFNLVNDTTFEVLIYGPTCCLKKIKLADDDDHVDQNKNSTSKFTSTASGSKQISFKKRACPKLSQFKRPRGSAKKTGKKAKRPRIFKGKTEVNKKESIAEEETKHPCVKLVLKEYQKYNVVVPRRFADKIGLQNKRKTVIEDPLGRQWPVFVNLVGGNQVHLSTGWSAFYQANRLVTGDILSLHSRQVHGNLINVEIQKGGGEIAKAEPALLPKTG